One window of the Perca fluviatilis chromosome 5, GENO_Pfluv_1.0, whole genome shotgun sequence genome contains the following:
- the LOC120558519 gene encoding piggyBac transposable element-derived protein 3-like codes for MPPARREPRYSVQDVIDIIQNGESEVEMELNDTDESDEDVCQQVDKENQPPLDCPADNHVDIEPKTNKHTMLRDRYRWLKKDFISPNTDFSGLDITGDDISLHTPLEYFQKFVSEDMIEALTQNTNEYSFQTHGTSVNTTAKEIEKMFGMSLKMGLVQMAGTRMYWETETRYSPVADVMPRNRFQSLLTSLHFVNNMTVSETEKKDKLWKLRPWLDSFREKCLQVVPEEHNSVDEMMIPFKGKFSSIKQYMRGKPNPWGFKVWVRTGISGMMCDFDVYQGSVNGIRAKSELGLSGDVVMKLASTLPEGQNYKMYADNYFTCVPLLVKLLDRGIHYVGTARQVRLPNCNLEDEKSLKKKGRGSYDKIQRWDKANRTYIEVERPYIVGAYNKYMGGVDLLDSFTAKYKFPIKSRRWYMYIFWHTIILAVVNAWLLYKRDCKALKMSSKETMNRRQFQAQLASSLILVNTTLQTPKRGRPSPGKGSPATQAVTSGSPLNAQKRPSKRCAHLPLDVRRDLVAHFPRKTGRGRCRHCDKGYTNTQCSKCDVRLCFSEDKNCFWDFHNQ; via the exons atgcCACCAGCAAGGAGAGAGCCGCGATACAGTGTGCAGGATGTGATTGATATCATCCAAAATGGGGAGAGTGAAGTTGAGATGGAACTCAATGACACTGATGAGAGTGATGAAGATGTCTGTCAACAAGTGGACAAAGAAAACCAACCACCCTTGGACTGTCCGGCTGATAATCACGTGGACATCGagccaaaaacaaacaaacacaccatGCTCCGCGACAGGTATCGCTGGCTGAAAAAAGATTTCATAAGTCCCAACACTGATTTTTCTGGTCTGGATATCACAGGAGATGACATTTCCCTCCACACACCATTGGAATACTTCCAGAAGTTTGTGTCCGAAGACATGATTGAGGCtctgacacaaaacacaaatgagTACAGCTTTCAGACACATGGAACATCTGTAAACACCACTGCAAAGGAAATtgaaaaaatgtttggcatgtcCCTGAAGATGGGCCTAGTACAAATGGCTGGAACCCGTATGTATTGGGAGACAGAGACACGGTACTCCCCTGTTGCTGATGTGATGCCGCGCAACAGATTCCAATCCCTGTTGACGTCATTACATTTTGTCAACAACATGACAGTATCTGAGAcggaaaagaaagacaaactATGGAAACTCAGACCATGGCTTGATTCATTCAGAGAGAAATGCCTGCAGGTGGTACCAGAAGAGCACAACTCTGTGGATGAGATGATGATTCCTTTCAAGGGGAAATTCAGCAGCATCAAGCAATATATGCGAGGCAAGCCAAACCCATGGGGATTCAAAGTGTGGGTGAGAACTGGAATCTCTGGCATGATGTGTGACTTTGATGTCTACCAAGGCAGTGTCAACGGAATACGAGCCAAATCTGAACTTGGATTGTCAGGTGATGTTGTGATGAAACTTGCTTCCACACTTCCAGAAGGTCAGAACTACAAAATGTATGCAGACAACTACTTCACCTGTGTTCCATTATTAGTGAAGCTCCTTGATCGGGGAATTCATTATGTGGGAACAGCCAGGCAGGTGCGCCTACCCAACTGTAACCTTGAAGACGAGAAGAGCTTGAAGAAAAAGGGGAGAGGAAGCTATGAC AAGATTCAACGCTGGGACAAAGCCAACAGAACCTACATTGAAGTTGAGAGGCCTTACATTGTTGGTGCCTACAACAAGTACATGGGAGGTGTGGATTTGTTGGACTCATTTACAGCCAAATACAAGTTCCCCATCAAATCCCGTCGCTGGTACATGTACATCTTCTGGCACACCATCATTCTGGCTGTGGTCAATGCCTGGCTCCTCTACAAGCGGGACTGCAAAGCTCTCAAGATGTCTAGCAAAGAGACAATGAACAGGAGACAGTTTCAGGCACAGCTAGCATCCTCTCTCATCCTGGTGAACACAACCCTTCAAACTCCAAAGAGAGGACGGCCATCTCCAGGCAAAGGGAgcccagcaacacaggcagtgACATCAGGAAGCCCTCTGAATGCTCAGAAGAGACCGTCCAAGAGATGTGCACACCTTCCATTGGATGTACGCAGGGACCTTGTTGCACATTTCCCACGGAAGACAGGAAGAGGACGCTGCAGACACTGCGATAAAGGATACACCAACACGCAATGCAGCAAGTGTGATGTTCGTCTTTGCTTTTCAGAGGACAAGAACTGTTTTTGGGACTTTCACAACCAATGA
- the LOC120558520 gene encoding uncharacterized protein LOC120558520: MTRTKNGLKPIRGKTLPLNVEPLWSSKHILPAAIKKQQNFNQDTMYNGEYVLVYPDGSQVQNIPGTDRPFVLEHYKEAIGKAYQRIVLYICPLQDLSHGDDSSSESDDEAFARLPMKMSPKQCPPTMSRASDGQANGAGAGPKNTTSCDFYNTYTKIYAPVVIDSSCSDVEEVENFQEEDRDADIGLTAADILSNLSHNINTKSCSRLNINRANVWDGALRGFKRSSFDPTCSLLVKFTDDIGQTEEAVDTGGPTGNF, from the exons ATGACCAGAACAAAAAATGGGTTAAAACCTATAAGAGGGAAAACATTGCCATTAAATGTTGAACCCCTGTGGTCATCAAAACACATTTTGCCAGCTGctataaaaaaacagcaaaattttAATCAAGACACGATGTACAATGGAGAATATGTCCTGGTCTATCCTGATGGCTCTCAGGTTCAAAATATACCAGGCACAGACAGACCTTTTGTCCTTGAACATTATAAAGAGGCCATTGGAAAAGCTTACCAGAGGATCGTACTGTACATCTGCCCCCTTCAGGATTTGA GTCATGGAGATGACTCATCTTCAGAATCCGATGATGAAGCATTTGCTAGGCTTCCAATGAAAAT gtCACCAAAACAATGTCCACCAACAATGTCCAGGGCATCTGATGGGCAA GCCAACGGAGCAGGAGCAGGACCCAAAAACACCACATCATGTGACTTCTACAA CACATATACCAAGATCTATGCACCAGTTGTCATTGACAGCAGTTGCTCTGATGTTGAGGAAGTAGAGAATTTTCAGGAGGAAGACAG AGACGCAGATATTGGACTGACGGCTGCAGACATTCTGTCAAATCTGTCacacaacataaacacaaaaagCTGTAGCAGGTTAAATATAAACCGTGCTAATGTCTGGGATGGTGCTCTGAGGGGATTCAAACGTTCCTCATTTGACCCCACCTGTAGCCTTTTGGTCAAATTCACTGATGACATCGGGCAAACAGAGGAGGCTGTGGACACAGGAGGGCCCACTGGGAATTTCTGA